Proteins co-encoded in one Mycobacterium mantenii genomic window:
- a CDS encoding DNA methyltransferase, which produces MATSDALILGEDFLSEHYFTTDARSQSFQAKVIERRKGWDAEREQGHPTPRSRYTEARGDLGRAFIGLAENAEVDVLDPLYGRLRKILGFDNAVRWETHRIGGRDDEPGPAIAVRTRGLAGPAPLVIIEARGALALEDLLAKDEKTLLRTFHTDDEEIVSAARLLSHLFVADDGPQFALVLAGELALITERERWLEGRYLAVNLQLIGERNDDKRGGEIDHALSCLAADSLAPDAEGNLWWSTVIDESIKHTVGVSEDLREGVRLSIEIIANEVVTRRAEQNLAALPPEQAQPLARQSLRFLYRILFLLYAEAAPELGVLPVGDPAYERGYSLDRLRELTLTELVTPRGRSGTHLYESLHVLFGLVDRGHDGSGDDPAAAEGLTFRSLRADLFKPEATALIDETKLGNAALQQVFRHLLLSKEVRSRDRGFISYAQLGINQLGAVYEGLMSYTGFFATEDLYEVAKNGDASKGSWVVPATRIEGISETDFVRTLDEDTKENKPVVHRRGTFVYRLAGRERQQSASYYSPEVLTRFVVGQALAELLDQDGQRTSARDILELTVCEPALGSGAFAVEAVRQLAEEYLSRRQDELGERIDPDRYPTELQRVKAYIALHQVYGVDLNATAVEFAEISLWLATMGEGLSAPWFGLHLRRGNSLVGARRAVITAASLREKGWLQATPVDKPLSTLGDDLAGGVHHFLLPTDGWGSTADAKEAKELAPEALERVQDWRKALRPKLNKTQIGTLAALARRTDRVWQLALRRLHIAESQIRRPIDVWGADDLPVGGKVSREQIEESLADGRGAYRRLRRVMDAWCALWFWPLTDEIATVDGQLARPPSVEQWIDALQQLLGIELKVRARDADQHSLTDIDDWHDLDVAEANDLAFAQAKDPAEVLAAHPWLVVCERLSDRYGFFHWELDLAPVFALGGFDLQVGNPPWVRPDFDESAALAEFDVAWALETKIATSRYKPLKAQTLARPAARPFYVDELALAVGMRAFASDAGNYPSLVGLRPDLYRCFMECTWRNMSSLGIVSLIHPETHFTDEKAGHLRKTTYRRLRRHWQFINELQLFEISNHVSYGVHVYGIPRLPAFLQAASLYHPDTVVRSFDHDGSGPAPGLKDSDGQWDFRPHANRLTSVNSQVLSVWKDILEPPDVPIEHTRMVYSVNQSVAHVLNKLCNAERLKILDLRYSMGWNETEDFARGLFTKQWGVPDSWHEVILQGPHMHVATPLYKTPNSTMQSNRDWSTTDFEGLNPHALPATTYRPAADSARYDAAYTKWELDGDLVSARNFYRVSWRSMAANTGERTLISALIPPGPAHVKQSVYSAAAEDSAATVLVSGVLASLVADLLVRVAPKSSVPLFTINRLPYVEHSLVQQWLRLRALRLNCVTNAFADLWVECFDTAMQSDFWAGGFEHARRRPLGDVGPEWTRDTPLRIAADRRQALVEIDALVALGLGLTADELCTVYRTQFPVLYGYDRNTYLYDANGRLAPQEVLKLWRTEGDSLSVDERTATNQAGNTYTYEPPFQFLDREADMRAAYAEFEQRLGKTGSS; this is translated from the coding sequence ATGGCGACTTCCGACGCACTGATCCTCGGCGAGGATTTCCTCAGCGAGCACTACTTCACCACCGACGCACGCTCCCAGTCGTTCCAAGCCAAGGTGATTGAACGCCGTAAGGGCTGGGACGCCGAACGTGAGCAGGGCCATCCCACTCCGCGGTCGCGCTACACCGAGGCCCGGGGCGACCTCGGCCGCGCGTTCATCGGCTTGGCTGAGAACGCCGAAGTTGATGTCCTCGATCCGCTGTACGGCCGACTGCGCAAGATTCTGGGATTCGACAACGCGGTCCGCTGGGAGACCCACCGTATCGGCGGCCGCGACGACGAACCCGGCCCCGCGATCGCGGTGCGCACCCGCGGACTCGCCGGCCCCGCGCCACTGGTCATCATCGAAGCCCGAGGCGCCTTGGCGCTCGAAGATCTGCTGGCCAAGGACGAAAAGACGCTGCTGCGCACGTTCCACACCGACGACGAGGAGATCGTCTCGGCCGCGCGACTGCTCTCCCATCTCTTCGTCGCCGACGACGGACCGCAGTTCGCGCTGGTACTGGCCGGCGAACTGGCGCTGATCACCGAACGGGAACGGTGGCTCGAAGGCCGCTATCTGGCGGTCAACCTGCAGTTGATCGGCGAACGCAACGACGACAAACGCGGCGGTGAGATCGACCACGCGCTGAGCTGCCTGGCCGCTGACTCGCTGGCCCCCGACGCCGAAGGCAACCTGTGGTGGTCGACGGTGATCGACGAGTCGATCAAACACACCGTGGGCGTCTCGGAGGACCTGCGCGAGGGTGTGCGGCTGTCCATCGAGATCATCGCCAACGAGGTGGTGACCCGCCGCGCGGAACAGAACCTGGCAGCGCTGCCGCCCGAGCAAGCCCAGCCACTGGCGCGCCAGTCGCTGCGGTTCCTGTACCGAATCCTGTTCCTCCTCTATGCCGAAGCCGCCCCCGAGCTCGGCGTGCTGCCCGTCGGCGACCCCGCCTACGAACGCGGGTACAGCCTCGACCGGTTACGCGAACTGACCCTCACCGAGCTGGTGACCCCGCGCGGGCGCAGCGGCACCCACCTCTACGAGTCGCTGCATGTGCTGTTCGGGTTGGTGGACCGCGGCCACGACGGCAGCGGTGACGATCCGGCCGCCGCCGAAGGCCTGACATTCCGTTCCTTGCGCGCCGACCTCTTCAAACCGGAGGCGACCGCGCTCATCGACGAGACCAAGCTCGGAAACGCCGCTCTGCAGCAGGTGTTCCGCCACCTGCTGCTAAGCAAGGAGGTCAGAAGCCGCGACCGCGGCTTCATCTCCTACGCGCAGTTGGGCATCAACCAGCTCGGCGCGGTGTACGAGGGCTTGATGAGCTACACCGGCTTCTTCGCCACCGAAGACCTCTACGAGGTCGCCAAGAACGGTGACGCGTCCAAGGGATCCTGGGTGGTGCCGGCCACCCGCATCGAAGGGATCTCCGAGACCGACTTCGTGCGCACCCTCGACGAGGACACCAAAGAGAACAAACCCGTCGTACACCGACGCGGCACCTTCGTCTACCGGCTGGCCGGCCGGGAACGCCAGCAGTCGGCGTCGTACTACTCGCCGGAGGTACTGACCCGCTTCGTCGTCGGCCAGGCTCTGGCCGAGCTGCTTGACCAGGACGGCCAGCGCACCTCGGCCCGTGACATCCTCGAGTTGACGGTGTGCGAACCCGCTTTGGGTTCAGGAGCGTTCGCCGTCGAAGCGGTGCGCCAACTCGCCGAAGAGTATCTGTCACGGCGCCAGGACGAACTCGGTGAGCGCATCGACCCCGACCGCTATCCCACCGAGCTGCAGCGGGTCAAGGCCTATATCGCGCTGCATCAGGTCTACGGGGTGGATCTCAATGCCACAGCGGTCGAGTTTGCGGAGATCTCGCTGTGGCTTGCGACCATGGGCGAGGGCCTTTCAGCGCCGTGGTTCGGCCTGCACCTGCGCCGCGGTAACTCGCTGGTCGGAGCGCGACGCGCCGTGATCACGGCTGCCTCGCTACGTGAAAAGGGTTGGCTGCAAGCCACTCCTGTCGACAAGCCGCTCTCTACGCTCGGCGACGACCTCGCTGGCGGTGTGCACCACTTTCTGCTGCCTACCGACGGCTGGGGCAGCACCGCCGACGCGAAGGAAGCCAAGGAACTCGCACCGGAAGCGCTAGAACGGGTCCAGGATTGGCGGAAAGCGCTGCGGCCGAAGCTCAACAAGACACAGATCGGCACACTTGCTGCGCTGGCGCGGCGCACCGACCGGGTTTGGCAACTGGCGCTGCGGCGCCTTCACATCGCCGAGTCTCAGATCCGACGACCCATTGACGTCTGGGGCGCCGACGACCTACCTGTCGGAGGTAAGGTCTCTCGCGAGCAGATCGAGGAGTCGCTCGCCGACGGGCGCGGCGCCTACCGTCGGCTCCGCCGCGTGATGGACGCCTGGTGCGCGTTGTGGTTCTGGCCGTTGACTGATGAGATCGCGACTGTGGATGGGCAACTCGCCAGACCGCCCAGCGTCGAGCAGTGGATTGATGCGTTGCAGCAGCTGCTCGGTATCGAACTCAAGGTGCGCGCCCGCGACGCCGACCAACACAGCCTCACAGACATCGACGACTGGCACGACCTCGACGTCGCAGAAGCCAATGACCTCGCATTCGCGCAAGCAAAGGATCCCGCAGAGGTGCTTGCAGCGCACCCGTGGCTGGTGGTGTGTGAGCGACTCTCTGACCGGTATGGGTTCTTTCACTGGGAGCTCGACCTTGCACCGGTATTCGCCCTAGGCGGATTCGACCTACAGGTTGGTAACCCACCGTGGGTGCGACCGGATTTTGACGAGAGCGCGGCTCTCGCAGAGTTCGATGTTGCGTGGGCGCTGGAGACCAAAATCGCAACCAGTCGTTATAAGCCACTAAAAGCACAAACTTTAGCGAGGCCGGCGGCGCGGCCCTTCTATGTCGACGAACTCGCTTTGGCAGTTGGCATGAGGGCCTTTGCCTCAGATGCTGGTAATTACCCAAGTCTTGTGGGCTTACGTCCCGATTTGTACCGGTGCTTCATGGAATGCACGTGGCGAAACATGTCTTCGCTTGGCATTGTATCCCTGATCCATCCTGAGACACACTTCACCGACGAGAAGGCTGGTCACTTACGAAAGACTACGTACCGGCGTCTGCGCAGACACTGGCAGTTCATTAATGAACTGCAGCTGTTCGAAATATCTAACCACGTTTCGTATGGCGTTCATGTTTATGGGATTCCGCGATTGCCTGCTTTTCTGCAGGCAGCATCACTTTACCATCCTGACACGGTCGTACGGTCATTCGACCACGATGGCTCCGGCCCTGCGCCAGGTCTCAAAGACTCTGACGGCCAATGGGATTTCCGTCCGCACGCTAATCGGCTCACGTCCGTCAATTCACAGGTTCTCTCCGTGTGGAAGGACATACTCGAACCACCGGATGTGCCGATTGAACACACTCGCATGGTGTACTCAGTCAACCAGTCGGTGGCCCATGTATTGAATAAGCTCTGCAATGCCGAACGGTTGAAAATCCTAGACTTGCGGTACTCAATGGGCTGGAATGAAACCGAAGATTTCGCACGAGGCCTATTTACGAAGCAATGGGGTGTACCCGATTCATGGCATGAGGTCATATTGCAAGGGCCGCACATGCATGTCGCTACGCCGTTGTATAAGACACCGAACTCGACGATGCAAAGCAATCGCGATTGGTCTACGACGGACTTCGAAGGGCTCAATCCGCACGCCTTACCTGCGACGACATATCGGCCGGCTGCTGACAGCGCCCGATATGACGCCGCCTACACTAAGTGGGAACTTGACGGCGATCTCGTCTCGGCACGGAACTTCTATCGGGTCTCGTGGCGCAGTATGGCAGCGAATACCGGTGAAAGAACACTGATTTCGGCACTCATTCCACCTGGTCCGGCCCACGTCAAGCAATCGGTCTACTCGGCTGCAGCGGAAGATTCTGCAGCTACGGTGCTCGTATCCGGGGTGTTAGCATCTCTGGTTGCCGACCTTCTGGTGCGCGTTGCACCCAAGTCGAGCGTGCCACTGTTCACCATTAATCGCCTGCCCTATGTCGAGCATTCCCTCGTGCAGCAATGGCTCAGGCTTCGGGCGCTTCGCCTTAACTGTGTCACTAATGCCTTTGCTGACCTATGGGTCGAATGTTTCGACACGGCGATGCAATCCGACTTCTGGGCCGGCGGTTTCGAGCACGCCCGCCGCCGCCCGCTCGGTGACGTGGGGCCCGAGTGGACACGTGACACTCCGCTACGCATCGCCGCCGATCGTCGCCAAGCCCTCGTAGAGATCGACGCATTGGTCGCCCTTGGGCTTGGTCTGACCGCCGATGAGTTGTGCACGGTCTACCGCACTCAGTTCCCTGTGCTCTACGGCTATGACCGGAACACCTACCTGTACGACGCCAACGGCCGCCTTGCGCCGCAGGAGGTCCTCAAACTGTGGCGCACCGAAGGCGACAGTCTGAGTGTCGACGAACGCACCGCCACCAACCAGGCCGGCAACACCTACACCTACGAGCCACCGTTCCAGTTCCTCGACCGCGAGGCCGACATGCGCGCCGCCTACGCCGAATTCGAACAACGGCTCGGGAAAACAGGTTCGAGCTGA
- a CDS encoding DEAD/DEAH box helicase — MAELLPLAQADAISHSLLDYLGTTFALADPDARRVLAEFLQHPETGMFRGPYVRVRLPFRPAAEGWRDHLEWYGGFPPYGHQAAAFARLSSYRLTADRPRPQPTLVTTGTGSGKTEAFLYPILDHVQRAKREGVTGMKALILYPMNALANDQALRLTSLLTEHAALAGVTAALYTGEAGPQRTKVTADGLITDRAVIRDLAPDILLTNYKMLDQLLLRSADADIWRQSAHSLQYLVLDEFHTYDGAQGTDVSMLLRRLGLTLKSHWTPNDPAVTDEDWQRPLGRITPVATSATLGDGGDPTAMLDFAATVFGDMFTPDAVITESLFTVAEWAGDAADRLQTGGWRPAELDEARIADLAESVPAQADPAVRALAMLRGLHDGGDDTALTAAMTDDGALVLDLVKAHPVFGRLAEYASAATGIDDLSHRLFNPGRDDPDDTARRHVVTTALIDTLSHVRARHGRGALSVDVHLWIRELTRIARAATGSPHFIWEDDGVHVGETDHSAAYLPALYCRHCNRSGWAVTLAPTGWDFDADDSTIRRRKLRNDDRFRAFIHAPVEADKYNPADEESQRNAPSRLGWLMVPERHITFTMPAEEKLAEGAALPVLVHSSDTAGDDSVNDTCPSCRQRDGIRFLGSAIATMLSVSLSTLFGTPNLNPAEKRALVFTDSVQDAAHRAGFVQARSHALTLRTLARQALDRGETDLASLAHRMIDLAGNDAGARYRLLPPELAEREAFSAFWQPRTVSAKTRNLVRRRLLLDVQLEFGLRSGVGRTLETTGSAVAHVDVAASVLRACAAEALLAAEVQLSFDDIDDAVLTAWVRGVLERMRSRGAVEHEWFDKFRREDGNRWWVTGGRRRDQGMPGFGRGNSAPGFPVLGGSARDTDLEPVSAARGWYPSWTAKVLGVGTGEATVLSRLVFARLRAREILGEVVTASGGQTFHLPASAVVARVVENSEIGSDGLALICDTCRNTVHSYPETIAQLVAAPCLVARCVGTMRRHRVEDNFYRQMYAATDIRRVVSREHTSLLPAETRLLYESQFKQVDPPPDAPNVLVATPTLEMGIDIGDLSAVMLSSLPRSVASYLQRVGRAGRLTGNALALAFVTGRGDQLPRFNHPGRIINGAVRPPATYLDAEEILRRQFTASVADVLARRPGAPHPRNTPEALRTTTSGSYLGALIAEAETRCDELVDQFLSGMPPLDDDVVARLRRFPRPNPDDGGSSEFAWRCHVASQVWNRRIETLTHRKTAAEKALPILLERATSPAATDDDKRELRTAQASVRLIGKQLANLRSEYWISALESCGLLPNYTLLDDSVTLSVSVNWQNPETQEYEHSEFELTRGSAQALRDFAPGSTFYSNGFAIAIDAIDLGPEGEQVRAWVCCPRCGYVREIDADGGDAPTQCPRCGSHGIADVSQRLPVAELTSVSAIIRREEATIDDGSDERARERFTVQPLADIDHAHVTKYWYVQSHGFGAKHLRNVTIRWVNLGRAGVGGGAKRLISGDEVDAALFRVCSECGKLDIASGVNHRREHRPWCSRRATHEESTTDLALARRLTTEGLVLRLPQSITLGDAFAIPSLSAAVLLGLREQIGGDPDHLQIITIVDPAPSGNTEQALLLHDVVPGGTGYLSDFTDPATVWDLLHRAWKILRDCECRHDGRLACESCLLPFAAPPEVTHTSRSVAERHLTGLLIGREPKPGEDVEVPDSMPWMLTMEEPGVNDPESNLEKRFRVALAKRLKAIGAAITEKPTDSGVAWDIALGSAHRWTLRPQEYVLGCQPDFILTYAGGGISPTAVFTDGWLYHASPAHNRLADDAEKRRNLRDAGYQVIAVTHDDVNDTPHVSPALRTDMQATLLTTAGDQLSRGMVDLVFRTAIDLLVAWIQQPQRDARQRLANWLPAMGLMSTMQTGTRTTDTEPLTTLAVQSLDGGPVADPSGNTSVWAFGGFAFAVRMTGQPFSAEAAIVIDDNDAALHSDSRDGWREWLRWSNLLNFRSVPPVITTRRHAAHGVSQPATPVRAEGLEAGSLAGAWRDAYEQADAAGQELIRKLAETALPAPDVGEEVDGIPVEISWPTRRIVVDLGLDDDERRHLTSSGWTVCAADVPNLSAVLLDGGS, encoded by the coding sequence ATGGCGGAACTGCTTCCCCTGGCCCAGGCCGACGCCATATCCCACAGCCTCCTCGACTACCTGGGTACCACGTTCGCGCTTGCGGACCCCGATGCGCGCCGCGTGCTCGCCGAATTCCTGCAGCACCCCGAGACTGGGATGTTCCGTGGACCGTACGTACGGGTGCGGTTACCGTTTCGGCCCGCTGCCGAAGGCTGGCGCGATCATCTCGAGTGGTACGGGGGCTTCCCGCCCTATGGTCACCAAGCCGCGGCGTTCGCCCGTCTGAGCAGCTACCGACTGACTGCTGACCGGCCGCGCCCGCAGCCCACCCTGGTCACCACCGGCACCGGATCCGGCAAGACCGAGGCGTTCCTCTACCCGATCCTCGATCACGTCCAACGCGCCAAACGCGAAGGCGTAACCGGTATGAAGGCGCTCATCCTCTACCCGATGAATGCTCTGGCCAACGATCAGGCCCTGCGGTTGACCAGCCTGCTCACCGAACACGCCGCGCTGGCCGGGGTGACCGCCGCCCTCTACACCGGGGAGGCAGGCCCACAGCGCACCAAGGTCACGGCCGATGGGCTCATCACCGACCGCGCCGTGATCCGCGACCTCGCACCCGACATCTTGCTCACTAACTACAAGATGCTCGACCAACTACTGCTGCGTTCCGCCGACGCCGACATCTGGCGTCAGAGCGCGCACAGCCTGCAGTACCTCGTGCTCGACGAGTTTCACACCTACGACGGCGCGCAGGGCACCGACGTGTCGATGCTGCTGCGCCGCCTCGGTCTCACCCTGAAAAGCCATTGGACGCCAAACGATCCCGCTGTCACCGACGAGGACTGGCAGCGCCCGCTGGGCCGTATCACCCCGGTTGCCACGTCGGCCACGCTCGGTGATGGCGGCGATCCGACGGCCATGTTGGATTTCGCCGCGACCGTCTTCGGCGACATGTTCACCCCCGACGCCGTCATCACCGAGTCACTGTTCACCGTCGCCGAATGGGCAGGTGACGCGGCCGATCGGCTACAAACCGGCGGGTGGCGGCCCGCCGAACTGGACGAGGCCCGCATCGCTGACCTCGCCGAATCAGTGCCTGCGCAAGCCGATCCGGCAGTCCGCGCGCTGGCGATGCTGCGGGGGCTGCACGACGGGGGCGACGACACCGCACTGACGGCGGCCATGACCGACGACGGCGCGTTGGTGCTGGATCTGGTCAAGGCGCACCCGGTGTTCGGCCGACTCGCCGAATATGCCTCGGCGGCAACCGGAATCGACGACCTGAGCCATCGGCTGTTCAACCCCGGCCGCGACGACCCAGACGACACCGCCCGCCGCCACGTGGTTACCACCGCGCTCATCGACACCCTCAGCCATGTGCGCGCTCGCCACGGACGCGGCGCGCTGTCGGTCGACGTGCATCTGTGGATCCGCGAGCTCACCCGCATCGCCCGAGCCGCGACCGGTTCACCGCACTTCATCTGGGAGGACGACGGCGTCCACGTCGGCGAGACCGACCACTCCGCCGCCTATCTGCCGGCCCTGTACTGCCGGCACTGCAACCGCTCGGGCTGGGCGGTCACCCTGGCCCCGACGGGGTGGGACTTCGACGCCGACGACAGCACCATCCGTCGACGCAAACTGCGCAACGACGACCGCTTCCGCGCGTTCATCCACGCCCCGGTCGAGGCCGACAAGTACAACCCCGCCGACGAAGAGTCGCAGCGCAACGCGCCGTCGCGGCTGGGCTGGCTGATGGTGCCCGAACGGCACATCACCTTCACCATGCCCGCTGAGGAGAAACTCGCCGAGGGCGCCGCGCTGCCGGTGCTCGTACACAGCTCTGATACCGCCGGCGACGATTCGGTCAACGACACCTGCCCGTCATGTCGGCAGCGCGACGGCATCCGGTTCCTCGGCTCGGCGATCGCCACCATGCTCTCGGTGTCGCTGTCCACTCTCTTTGGCACGCCCAACCTCAACCCGGCGGAGAAACGCGCCCTGGTCTTCACCGACAGCGTGCAGGACGCCGCCCACCGCGCTGGATTCGTGCAGGCGCGCTCCCACGCGCTGACCCTGCGCACCCTGGCCCGGCAGGCACTCGACCGCGGCGAGACCGACCTCGCCTCGCTGGCTCACCGGATGATCGACCTCGCGGGCAACGACGCCGGTGCCCGCTACCGGCTACTTCCTCCCGAACTTGCAGAGCGCGAAGCGTTTTCGGCGTTCTGGCAGCCCCGCACCGTGTCCGCGAAGACCCGCAACCTCGTCCGCCGCCGCCTGCTGCTCGACGTCCAGCTCGAATTCGGCCTGCGCTCCGGCGTCGGCCGCACGCTGGAGACCACGGGCAGCGCCGTCGCGCACGTCGACGTCGCGGCATCGGTGCTGCGCGCCTGCGCCGCCGAAGCGCTGCTGGCCGCCGAGGTTCAGCTGAGCTTCGACGACATCGACGACGCGGTGTTGACCGCGTGGGTGCGCGGTGTGCTGGAACGGATGCGCAGCCGCGGCGCCGTCGAGCACGAATGGTTCGACAAGTTCCGGCGCGAGGACGGCAACCGGTGGTGGGTCACCGGCGGTCGGCGCCGTGACCAGGGTATGCCTGGCTTCGGGAGGGGCAACTCCGCGCCGGGATTCCCCGTGCTGGGCGGTTCGGCGCGCGACACCGACCTGGAGCCGGTGAGTGCCGCGCGGGGCTGGTACCCGTCCTGGACCGCCAAAGTGCTCGGCGTCGGGACCGGTGAGGCGACGGTGCTGTCGCGGCTGGTGTTCGCCCGGCTGCGGGCCCGCGAGATCCTCGGCGAGGTCGTCACCGCTTCCGGCGGGCAGACGTTTCACCTGCCGGCCAGCGCGGTCGTCGCCCGAGTGGTTGAGAACTCGGAGATCGGGTCCGACGGGTTAGCGCTGATCTGCGACACCTGCCGAAACACGGTGCACAGCTATCCCGAGACCATCGCCCAGCTCGTCGCCGCGCCATGCCTGGTGGCCCGCTGTGTGGGCACCATGCGCCGTCATCGCGTCGAGGACAACTTCTACCGACAGATGTACGCGGCCACCGACATCCGCCGCGTGGTGTCCCGAGAACACACCAGCCTGCTTCCCGCCGAGACCCGGCTGCTCTACGAATCGCAATTCAAACAAGTTGACCCGCCGCCCGACGCGCCCAACGTGCTCGTAGCCACCCCGACACTCGAGATGGGCATCGACATCGGCGACCTGTCGGCAGTCATGCTGTCCTCGCTGCCGCGTTCGGTGGCGTCCTACCTGCAGCGGGTTGGCCGGGCAGGGCGGTTGACCGGCAATGCGCTGGCCCTGGCGTTCGTCACCGGCCGCGGCGACCAACTGCCCCGGTTCAACCACCCGGGGCGCATCATCAACGGCGCAGTCCGACCGCCCGCCACCTACCTCGACGCCGAGGAGATCCTTCGCCGCCAATTCACCGCATCGGTCGCCGACGTGCTCGCCCGCCGCCCTGGGGCCCCGCACCCGCGTAACACCCCGGAAGCGTTGCGCACCACAACCTCCGGGAGTTACCTCGGCGCACTCATCGCTGAGGCCGAGACCCGCTGCGACGAACTGGTCGACCAATTCCTGTCCGGCATGCCGCCGCTGGACGACGACGTGGTCGCCCGGTTGCGCCGCTTCCCACGACCCAACCCCGACGACGGCGGCAGCAGCGAGTTCGCCTGGCGCTGCCACGTCGCCAGCCAGGTGTGGAACCGGCGCATCGAAACCCTGACCCACCGCAAGACCGCCGCCGAGAAGGCGCTGCCGATCCTGCTGGAACGGGCCACCTCACCGGCGGCCACCGACGACGACAAACGTGAGTTGCGTACCGCGCAGGCGTCGGTTCGGCTCATCGGCAAGCAACTGGCCAACCTGCGCTCGGAATACTGGATCAGCGCGCTGGAATCGTGCGGACTTCTGCCCAACTACACCTTGCTCGACGACTCCGTCACGCTGTCGGTGTCGGTGAACTGGCAGAACCCCGAAACCCAGGAGTACGAGCACTCCGAGTTCGAACTCACCCGAGGCTCAGCGCAGGCGCTGCGCGACTTCGCCCCCGGATCCACCTTCTACTCCAACGGATTCGCGATCGCCATCGACGCGATCGATCTGGGCCCCGAAGGCGAACAGGTCCGCGCGTGGGTGTGCTGCCCGCGGTGCGGATACGTTCGGGAAATCGACGCCGACGGCGGCGATGCACCCACCCAGTGCCCACGGTGCGGCTCCCACGGTATCGCCGACGTCAGCCAGCGCCTGCCGGTCGCCGAACTGACCAGCGTGTCGGCGATCATCCGCCGCGAAGAAGCCACCATCGATGATGGCTCCGACGAACGCGCGCGCGAGCGGTTTACTGTGCAGCCCCTGGCCGACATCGACCACGCCCACGTCACCAAATACTGGTACGTCCAATCCCACGGTTTCGGCGCCAAGCACTTGCGCAACGTGACGATCCGCTGGGTCAACCTGGGCCGCGCGGGTGTTGGGGGCGGAGCGAAACGGCTCATCAGTGGTGACGAGGTTGACGCCGCCCTGTTCCGGGTGTGCTCGGAGTGCGGCAAGCTCGACATCGCCAGCGGGGTCAACCACCGCCGTGAACACCGCCCCTGGTGCTCGCGGCGGGCCACCCACGAGGAGTCCACCACGGATTTAGCGTTGGCGCGGCGCCTGACGACCGAGGGACTGGTGCTACGCCTACCGCAATCGATCACCCTCGGCGACGCGTTCGCCATCCCGTCGCTGTCGGCCGCCGTCTTGCTTGGGCTCCGGGAGCAGATCGGCGGCGATCCCGACCACCTGCAGATCATCACCATCGTCGACCCCGCACCCAGCGGCAACACCGAGCAAGCTTTGCTGCTGCACGACGTTGTTCCCGGTGGCACCGGCTACCTCAGCGACTTCACCGACCCGGCCACGGTGTGGGACCTGCTGCACCGCGCCTGGAAAATCCTGCGGGACTGCGAATGCCGCCACGACGGCCGACTGGCCTGCGAAAGCTGCCTGCTGCCCTTCGCCGCACCACCTGAGGTCACCCACACCTCACGTTCGGTGGCTGAACGGCATCTCACCGGCCTGCTCATCGGTCGTGAACCCAAACCCGGCGAGGACGTTGAAGTTCCGGATTCGATGCCGTGGATGCTCACCATGGAAGAGCCCGGTGTCAACGACCCGGAATCCAACCTGGAGAAGCGGTTCCGCGTCGCGCTCGCCAAACGGCTGAAGGCGATTGGAGCGGCGATCACCGAGAAACCCACCGACAGCGGCGTGGCCTGGGATATTGCGCTGGGCTCCGCCCACCGCTGGACCTTGCGGCCCCAGGAGTACGTGCTGGGATGCCAACCCGACTTCATCCTCACCTACGCCGGGGGCGGGATCTCGCCGACCGCGGTGTTCACCGACGGTTGGCTCTACCACGCCTCCCCGGCCCATAACCGTCTCGCTGACGACGCGGAGAAACGACGTAACTTGCGCGACGCCGGCTATCAGGTCATCGCGGTGACCCACGACGACGTCAACGACACACCTCACGTGTCGCCGGCGTTGCGTACCGATATGCAGGCCACACTGCTGACCACCGCGGGTGACCAACTATCCAGGGGGATGGTCGATCTGGTGTTCAGAACCGCGATCGACCTGCTCGTCGCGTGGATCCAACAACCGCAACGTGACGCCCGTCAACGGCTGGCGAACTGGCTGCCAGCTATGGGCCTGATGAGCACCATGCAGACCGGCACACGCACCACCGACACTGAACCACTGACGACGCTGGCCGTGCAATCGCTCGATGGTGGGCCGGTCGCGGACCCGTCGGGCAACACGTCGGTGTGGGCGTTTGGTGGTTTCGCCTTCGCGGTTCGTATGACCGGACAACCGTTCTCGGCCGAGGCCGCGATCGTCATCGACGACAACGACGCGGCACTGCACAGCGACAGCAGGGACGGATGGCGAGAATGGCTGCGCTGGTCGAACCTGCTGAACTTCCGGTCGGTGCCCCCTGTCATCACGACCCGCCGCCATGCCGCCCACGGCGTATCGCAACCGGCAACGCCCGTCCGCGCAGAAGGTTTGGAGGCCGGTTCACTTGCGGGAGCTTGGCGTGACGCCTACGAACAGGCCGACGCCGCCGGCCAAGAGCTGATCAGGAAGCTCGCCGAAACGGCCCTCCCCGCACCCGACGTCGGCGAGGAGGTCGATGGCATACCGGTCGAGATCTCCTGGCCCACCCGCAGAATCGTCGTCGATCTCGGTCTGGACGACGACGAACGCCGCCACCTCACCTCCTCAGGTTGGACAGTGTGCGCCGCGGATGTACCCAACCTGAGCGCGGTTCTACTGGACGGAGGTTCCTAG